The Peptoanaerobacter stomatis genome includes the window TTCTTGGGATTTTATAAGGATAATCAAAATTTTGCAATAAATCAAGGTATCGTCTTTCAAGCATCAATATTTCATATATTATATCAGTATCAACATCTTTATCATGGCAAAACTTGAATAAAGCTTCTTTTTTATTTATCATATCTTGAATGGTATCAAGTATATAATCTTGAACGCTTTCTCTTAAATGTTTTAATTTGTATTCTGATAATTTTTTTATGCGCTCTTTGTCTATCAAGCCATCCTTTGATACTAAACCTGGCGCTTTATAATAGCCTCTTTGCACGCTAAACGGTACGTTTTCTATCAAAAGTGCATTTTGTGATGCTAAGTCAAAAAATTTAAAATATTCATATCTATCTGTGTTTACTCCGCTTATTTTTGCAAAAATATTTGGAATATATATTTGGCCGTTTTCAACTTCAAATCCTTGTCTGAATCTTGCATCAACTGAATTTAACTGAAGCACTTCGTCATATGTGGCTTTGATTGTATTGGCATTTACAATATAATTTTCAAATTGCCAGTTAGAATATATTCCGCCCTGCTCATCGTGTAATATACTTCTTATTTCTTGAGTTGCTCTGTATGCTACAGTTTCATGCCTATCACTTTTCTCTTCTACATTTTTTTTGACAAACATATTTGTGACATTAGATGTTCTGTCATATTTGACATTTTGTATATAACTCACAACATCTCTTGGAAAAGGAAATTTTTCCTGTCTTGTAGGATTGAAATAAATTATATCTATAGAGCATAAAAACATAAGCAATAAAAAATATAGATCATCTCTGTATATTTGTCCGTAACACATTATTTTGGGATTTTCTTCCCCTATGTAATAATCGTTCATCAATTCGCTGTAATATTTCTTGCTCAAAAACAATATTTTTATTATGGAGTTTTTTGCTATGCTCATATTAAGCTGTTGTTTCAAATAAGCAGTAAGCATAATTTCAAACTTTTCTATAAAAATTTTTCTAAGTACAATATCACCACAAACCGATACAAATATATTGCTCAAATTTTTCATAATAAACGGAATATCTGCAACTTTTATGTCAACCCAATCTTGATTGAATTTTTCTATAAAATTATTGTCTATCTGATGATTGAAATTATACAGTTTTATATACCCTCTGTTTTTTGACAATTTTTCATCAAAATCAAGCAATTTTTTTTCATAGTCATCAAATGTGCCTTGTATATGATAAAAAAAAGTAGGAACGGAAAGTATATTTTCATTTTGTGCATACCCTTTTCTTAGACTCGGATATTTGAATACATCTTCAAATATATCATCAGATTTTGCATTAAATGCTATTATATGTCGATATTGTTCTCTTAAATACATACCTTCCCTCCTTTCTTAGCTATTATTTTCTTCTAAATTATATTGTACATAAATTAATTACAATATCAATTTAAGACAGAATTATTGTTATAAAAATATTTAATTGGGTTAATTTAATACTAATATTCATTTAATTATTGGATAAAATTTATATAAGTTATTTTTTAGTATCTTTAATTTACTTATATAATAAACTCTTAAAAGTAAAAATATCCATTATTATATTAGAAATTAGTATAAGGTTTTTATTTTCATCAAAGCTTTATTTAAAATTCATCTATCATTTTAAGCAATTCTGATATTATCATATCTTCCTTAACTTTTTTTAATGTTTTTCCGTCTTTGAAAAACAATGCCTCTCCTTTTCCACCTGCTATACCTATATCAGCATCTTTTGCTTCTCCCGGTCCATTTACTACGCATCCCATAACGGCAACTTTTATATCTTTTTTTATTCCTCTTGTTGCATTTTCAACCTTATTTGCAAGATTTATTATATCTATATCTGTTCTTGCACAAGTCGGACAAGAAATTACCTGCACACCGAAATTATATCCTATGTTTTGTAATATCATTTTTGCTACATCTATTTCTTCTACAGGATCTGCAGTAAGTGATACTCTTATAGTATCTCCTATTCCGTTTAACAATAAATATCCTATTCCCATAGAAGATTTGACTGCACCTGCTCTTGCTGTTCCTGCTTCTGTAACACCTAAATGAAGCGGATAATTACTTATTTTAGAAAACTCTTCATATGCTTGTATTGTAGTTTTTATATCCGATGCTTTTAATGATACAACAGTATTGTAAAAGTCGTTTTCTTCCAATAACTCTATATTGTACAAAGCCGATTCAACCATAGCTTTAGGTGTACGTCCATATTCTCTTTGAATATTTTTTTCCAACGAACCCAAGTTCACACCGATTCTTATTTTTATGCCGTATTGTTTCGCTTTTTTTACTACTTCTCTTACTCTTTCATCGCTTCCTATATTCCCCGGGTTTATTCTAAGCCCATCAACACCATTTTCTATAGCCATTAAAGCAAGTCTATAATCAAAGTGTATGTCTGCAATAAGAGGTATATTTATATTCTCTCTTATCTTTGATATTGCTTTTGCTGATTCTTCGTCAGGCACAGATACTCTCACAAGTTCACAACCGGCTTTTTCTAAAGAATGTATCTGATTTATTGTAGAAATAAAATCGCTCGTCTTTGTATTTGTCATAGACTGTATAACAATAGGATTATTTCCACCTATTTTTACATTTCCGCATTTTACTTCTACAGTTTTTTTTCTATCAAACATAGGTTTCTCCTATAAATTTCTAACCTTTTTTAAATATATTTAAAACGTCTTTGTACGTTACAATTATCATAAGACCTATTAAAAATATCATTCCTGCAAAATTTACCACATACTCCATTTTTTTATTAAGTTTCTTCTTTGTAACAAATTCACAAAATGCTGTCAATATTCTAAAACCGTCAAGAGCAGGTATAGGAAGTAAATTCATTACACCCAAGTTCAACGAAATAAAAGCTATATAACTGAAAAACGTAGAAAAACCTGAACTTGTAGAATTTCCCATTTCTCTTACTATTCCCACAGGTCCGCTCACATAGTTAAAATCAACTTTGCCTGTAAATAATTTTGAAACAAAATCCAACATTTGAGCAGTCATAGATGCTGTCTGATTAAAAGCATATGGAATTGCATTTACAAAGTGTTTTTCATATTTAGGATATATACCTATAGTTCTTCTACCACTTTTTTCATCAGGCATAACTTTTAATTCAGATAATTCACCATTTCTTTTAACTCCAATCGTAACTTCTCCGCTCGTTTTTCCAAGAGTTTTTGTTATTTCTCCCCAAGATGTTATTTTCACTTCATTTATAGATACTATTTCATCATCAATTTTTAAATTTATATCACTTGCAGGAGAATTTTCTACTACTCCTCCTACTTTATTTACAGGTACACCGCTTACTGAAAACAAACCTATAAAAACAACTATTGTCAATACAAAATTCATAAATGGCCCTGCAAATACTACAGCCATTCTTTGTAAAGGAGTTTTTTTGCAAAAAGCATTCGGATCATCACTTTCATCATCTTCACCTTCCATGCTAACATATCCTCCCATAGGCACAAGCCTAAGACTATATTTTGTACCGTTATACTCTTTTTGAAATATTGCAGGTCCCATACCTATAGCAAATTCATGAACAGTTATACCGTTCAACTTTGCAACCGCAAAATGTCCAAGCTCATGAATTGCAACAACTATTCCAAAAACCAATAAAGCTAATATTATATTCATCTAATATCGTATGACAGTTTATATCATACTCTCCTTTCTAATCATCATTTTTATTTTATACAAATTTTTCTTTTAAATACTCTTTTACAAACAACCTTGTTTTTAAATCAGTAACCAATATTTCTTCCAATGTAGGATTATTTATAAACTTATGTTGTTCAAGAGCTTTTTCAATTATTTCATTAATATCATAAAACTTAATCTTGTCTGCAAGATATGCGTAAACAAGCTCTTCATTTGCAGAATTCAATACACAAGTAGATGTGCCTCCCTGTTTCAAAGACTCTTTAGCCAATTTTATGCAAGGAAAAGTATCTTCGTCTACCATATCAAAGGTCATATTTTTTCCAAACAAATCAAGCTCATTCATAACACTTGGTGTCCTATTCGGATAAAAAAATGCGTAAGATATTGCCCCTCTCATATCAGGTACGGCAATTTGTGCTTTTATAGAGTTATCCACAAATTCTACCATAGAATGTATTAAACTTTGTTTGTGTACATACACTTTTATTTTTTCAAGCGGTGTATTGAAAAGATGATATGCCTCTATTATCTCAAGTCCCTTATTCATAAGAGTTGCGGAATCTATGGTAATTTTTGCACCCATAGACCAATTAGGATGTTTCAATGCCTCTCTTGCCTTTTTATTCATTATTTGAGATTTTTCCATACCTCTGAATGCTCCTCCTGACGCTGTGAGCATTATATTTTTTATCTCGCTGTTTTTTTCTCCTACCAGGCATTGAAATATAGCACTATGCTCAGAATCAACCGGCAATATTTTTACACCATATTCTCTTGCCTTGCTAATAACAATATCACCTGCAACTACTAAAGTCTCCTTATTTGCAAGTGCAATATCTATTTTATTTTCTATAGCTTTTACAGTGGGTATCAGCCCTATCATTCCTACAACACAAGTCAAAAGCAAATCTGTTCCTTTGCAAGTAGCAACTTTTACAAGCCCATCCATTTTTGTACACAGCTCAACATCTTTTATATTCTCTTCAATAAGCTTTTTCCCAAGCAATTCATATGATTTTTCATTATATACACAAACAAGAGCAGGTTTAAACTCTTTTATCTGCTCCAACAACAAATCTATATTGTTATTTGCACTTAATGCAACCACATTAAATTTTTCTTTATGATGTCTTATAACATCCAATGCTTGAGTACCTATAGAACCTGTAGAACCTAATATAGATATATTTTTCATAACATTCCTTTTTCAACGAATTTGATTTTTATATAAATCTTAAATCACTATAATTGTTTTTATAAAAAATTTTATTTTGTTAGCAATTATTTTTTATCATTAAATAATAAATACCATAATAATTTTAACATAAAGAAAATAAATTTTAAACATTTACATTAAATTTAAAATCTCATTCTATTTACTGAATTTGTTCTTATCTTTTTTAAGCAAAACTCTTGTTAAAAATACCGGTAATGCACCCATCCTTGTTATTCTTTGGGGTTCTTTTGATAATCTGTACAACCATTCCAAACCGTGTTCCTGATAAAATTTCGGCGCTCTTTCTATAGTTCCAGAATATACGTCAAGTGAGCCCCCTACTCCGATAAAAACTTTTGCATCTATAATATCTTTATATGCGTCTATAAAATATTCTTGTTTTGGAGAGCCAAACGCAACGAATAATATATCCGGCTTACTCTTGTTTATCATATCTATTACTTCTTTTTCTTCTTCGCTACCTTTTGCACCACTATGAATCCCTTTATAATAACCGTGATATGTTCCTGCCAATCTTATATTTGGATATTTTTCTTTTATTTTTTCTCCGGCTTTTTGTGCAATACCTTGTTTCGCTCCTAATAAAAATATTGATTTGCCTTTTTCGTTACAATATTTAAGCAGACTTTCCATAAGATCTATACCTGTTACTCTCTCTTTTAGAGGTTTTTTCATCATCTTTGATGCTATCACGAGTCCTATTCCATCAGGTACAACCATATCTGCCGATTTTATTATATTAAATAAAGTTTTATTTTCTCCAGCATTTACTATTATCTCTGAATTTGGCGTTACTATAAATAATTTTTTATGATTTTCTATAGCATTTATACAATTTTCAGTAGCTTGTTTCATATCTACTCTGTCAACTTCTACACCAAGTATATTTATTTTTTCCATTATTTCCCTCATATTTTTATTGTAATATTATATATTTTTTACTTTTGAATTAATACACATAAATCATTATATGCAATTACATTTTTTAAAAGTATAACAAAAAAACTGTTTTTTTTCAATTATTATTGATATTTGCAAAAAATCTTTCTATTATTTTTAAAATATATGTTAAAATATAGATATAATATTTTTATGTATACAAAATATAAGTATATTAAGCTCATTCTTATAATTAGCATCAATTTACAAAATGTTTTTTATTTTTTATAAAACGGGGATTATTTATGATAAAGAAAGAATTTTTTGAAAGCTTTGATATCCCAAAAAACACTGCTTTTATCGATATGGAAACAAGCGGATTATCTCCAATAAATGATGATATTCTTATCATATCCATAGCAAAATTTTTTGATGATAAAAAAGTCAAAATACTGCAAATAATATCTAAAAATGATGAAAAAGAAGTATTAATCGAGTTTTTGACAAGTATAATAGGAATATATGAAATATATAGCTTTAACGGATATGAGTTTGAGGAAAAATTTATAAATCAAAAATTGCAAAAATATGATATATATTACGATTTAGGTAATATAAATTTCATATCTATAAAAAATATACTTAAAAATTACTCAAATTTTATAAATCTGAAATATTTTTCAAGACAAGCTGTTGAAAATCATTTTAATATTGAGCGTGACAGATATTATGATATGAAATTGCTTATAAAAGATATGAAAAAAAACTCTTTCAATGCGAGTGAAAATCTTATAAATCATAATATTGATGAGATACATACTCTATTACAGCTTTACAAAAAAATATACGAATTTCAATATTCAAACAAAGCTGCTATAAATGATACATACTTTTATATATATAATTTTGAAATATCAGAGCAAATTACCAAATTATACTTCAAGTCAGATAAAAAATATAAATTTTCCAATTTTTTCATGCAAAATGGTCAAAAATTAATAATATTTCAAAATAACATACAACTGGACATATTTACAAAAACTTTATATGGACAAAATGACAGTATCATATTATATGAAACTGAAAACGAATATATACCTATCTTTATAAAAAATGATATAATATATAAAAATATATACTATATTTTAAGTATTTACAGCAAATATATCAGATAATCTGCTTTTATAAAAGTTTAAAATCAGGTTTATTGACTCTTTACATATATTTCAAAATTTTTAAAATACTGAATATTATCTTGACGATAAAAAGGAGGATTTAGATTGCAAAACTTTAAATTATCGAACTCCGGCAGTATTCCATGCATTGGACTTGGAACTTATAAGATGACGGATGAAAATGAGCTTTATACAGCATTAAATACTGCATTTGAGCATGGCTATACCATGATAGATACAGCTTATTTTTATAAAAATGAAGGCACAATCGGAAAAATAATTAAAAATAAAAAAAGAAGTGATATAATTCTTGCTACAAAGGTATGGCCGAGTGACTTCGGTTATGATAATACTATGTATTCTATAGAGCGTTCGTTAAAATCTTTACAGACTGATTATATTGATATAATGTATATACATTGGCCCGGAGATGATATGGAGCAATCGTGGAAGGCATTTGAAAAAATGTATGATGAAAAAGTTATAAAAAATCTCGCTGTCGCAAATTTTTTGCCTAAACATTATGAAAAACTGACAATATCTGCCAATATAAAGCCTGTAATAAATCAAATAGAATTACATCCATATAATCAATCCACAGAACTTACAGACTACTTTAAATCAAAAGATATACAGATTATATCGTGGTCTCCGCTTGCAAAAGCTACAGACAAACTTTTAAATGAACCTATCTTGTGTGAAATTGCAAAAAAATATGATAAGTCAATATCACAAATAGTTCTTAGATGGCATATACAACAAGGTTTTGTGGTTATTCCAAAAACAAAAACTCCACATAGAGTAAAAGAAAATATAGATATATTTGATTTTGAATTAGATGATAATGATATGAAAAATATAAAATCACTTGATGAAAAAAAGACAATAAGCCACAGCTCAAATGAAGAAGATTGGCTAAAACAGTTAAGATATGGCAATTAATAAAAAGCTGCTTATTTATAAATCAAGTTCATATAAACTTGTTTAATAACATTATCAAAAAAATTATAAATTATATTACAATTATAAGTAATGAAGATAATTTACTTTATCAGATTATTTGATTTTTTATTATTACAGTTGTAAATAATAGAACAAGTCTAACATATTTTTTAAAGGAGGTAAATGAAATGAGCGATATTGTAAAACTTACACATATGTCAAAATCTGCCGGCTGAGCGGCTAAACTATCGCCAATGGATTTGGCGAACGCACTTAAAAATTTAAAACAAGTAAATAATCAAAATCTTTTAGTAGGTTTTGACACATCTGATGATGCCGCTGTTTATAAAATAAATGAAGATACCGCTATGATACAAACGCTTGATTTTTTCACACCTGTTGTAGATAATCCTTATATATTCGGACAAATTGCAGCTGCAAACGCACTTTCCGATGTATATGCAATGGGAGGAGAACCTGTACTTGCTCTTAATATAGTATGTTTTCCAACTTGTCTTGATATGAGCATATTAGGTGAAATACTTCGTGGAGGTCAGGATAAAGTTATCGAATCAGGTGCCGTATTAGTTGGTGGACACTCCATAAAAGATGATGAACCTAAATATGGTCTAAGTGTATGTGGTTTAATCAACCCTAAAAATATTTGTAAAAATAATTCTGCAAAAATAAATCAAAATATAATTCTTACAAAACCTATAGGAACAGGGATAATAAATACAGCGGTAAAAGCTGAAATGGCAAAAAAAGAAGAAATTGAAGAATCTATCAAGGTTATGTCCAAACTCAATTCTTATCCTAAAGAGATACTGCAAAAATATGACATACACACCATGACTGATGTTACAGGTTTTTCTTTATTGGGACATTTAAAAGAGATGAGCGAAGGAAACGAAATTTCAATAAAGATAGATGTCTCTTCAATACCTGTGATTAGAGGTGCAGAGTATTATGCTTCAATGGGTATAATTCCAGGCGGTGCATATCAAAATAAATCATTCGTAGAACCTCATATAAAGTGTATAGATGAAAATCTTAAAACAACTCCTTTGTATGATGTGCTCTTCGACCCTCAGACATCAGGCGGTTTATTGATTTGTGTAGATGAAAAATATACATCATCTCTTGTATCGGACCTAAAAGATTATGGTTGTCTATCTTATTCGGTTATAGGTAAAACCATAGAAAAAACAGATAAAAATATAATTTTGAAATAAAAAGAGAATATTATGCAAAAAAAAGAATTATTTAAAAATATTCCGTCGGTTCACGAAATATTAAATTTTTGTGAATCAAAGAACATAACAAAAAAATATAAAAAAGAAATACTAAAAAAGATTATAATACAAACATTAGACGAACTT containing:
- a CDS encoding YceG family protein, coding for MYLREQYRHIIAFNAKSDDIFEDVFKYPSLRKGYAQNENILSVPTFFYHIQGTFDDYEKKLLDFDEKLSKNRGYIKLYNFNHQIDNNFIEKFNQDWVDIKVADIPFIMKNLSNIFVSVCGDIVLRKIFIEKFEIMLTAYLKQQLNMSIAKNSIIKILFLSKKYYSELMNDYYIGEENPKIMCYGQIYRDDLYFLLLMFLCSIDIIYFNPTRQEKFPFPRDVVSYIQNVKYDRTSNVTNMFVKKNVEEKSDRHETVAYRATQEIRSILHDEQGGIYSNWQFENYIVNANTIKATYDEVLQLNSVDARFRQGFEVENGQIYIPNIFAKISGVNTDRYEYFKFFDLASQNALLIENVPFSVQRGYYKAPGLVSKDGLIDKERIKKLSEYKLKHLRESVQDYILDTIQDMINKKEALFKFCHDKDVDTDIIYEILMLERRYLDLLQNFDYPYKIPRIVIFHDNETPFTKNDGIRVGFFLLAGLDIVIFTPSGYNDVELVINEFNYDTHKLDTYDSNLRLKDKSKYVKVQKKGFWASLFGN
- the ispG gene encoding flavodoxin-dependent (E)-4-hydroxy-3-methylbut-2-enyl-diphosphate synthase; its protein translation is MFDRKKTVEVKCGNVKIGGNNPIVIQSMTNTKTSDFISTINQIHSLEKAGCELVRVSVPDEESAKAISKIRENINIPLIADIHFDYRLALMAIENGVDGLRINPGNIGSDERVREVVKKAKQYGIKIRIGVNLGSLEKNIQREYGRTPKAMVESALYNIELLEENDFYNTVVSLKASDIKTTIQAYEEFSKISNYPLHLGVTEAGTARAGAVKSSMGIGYLLLNGIGDTIRVSLTADPVEEIDVAKMILQNIGYNFGVQVISCPTCARTDIDIINLANKVENATRGIKKDIKVAVMGCVVNGPGEAKDADIGIAGGKGEALFFKDGKTLKKVKEDMIISELLKMIDEF
- the rseP gene encoding RIP metalloprotease RseP; protein product: MNIILALLVFGIVVAIHELGHFAVAKLNGITVHEFAIGMGPAIFQKEYNGTKYSLRLVPMGGYVSMEGEDDESDDPNAFCKKTPLQRMAVVFAGPFMNFVLTIVVFIGLFSVSGVPVNKVGGVVENSPASDINLKIDDEIVSINEVKITSWGEITKTLGKTSGEVTIGVKRNGELSELKVMPDEKSGRRTIGIYPKYEKHFVNAIPYAFNQTASMTAQMLDFVSKLFTGKVDFNYVSGPVGIVREMGNSTSSGFSTFFSYIAFISLNLGVMNLLPIPALDGFRILTAFCEFVTKKKLNKKMEYVVNFAGMIFLIGLMIIVTYKDVLNIFKKG
- a CDS encoding 1-deoxy-D-xylulose-5-phosphate reductoisomerase is translated as MKNISILGSTGSIGTQALDVIRHHKEKFNVVALSANNNIDLLLEQIKEFKPALVCVYNEKSYELLGKKLIEENIKDVELCTKMDGLVKVATCKGTDLLLTCVVGMIGLIPTVKAIENKIDIALANKETLVVAGDIVISKAREYGVKILPVDSEHSAIFQCLVGEKNSEIKNIMLTASGGAFRGMEKSQIMNKKAREALKHPNWSMGAKITIDSATLMNKGLEIIEAYHLFNTPLEKIKVYVHKQSLIHSMVEFVDNSIKAQIAVPDMRGAISYAFFYPNRTPSVMNELDLFGKNMTFDMVDEDTFPCIKLAKESLKQGGTSTCVLNSANEELVYAYLADKIKFYDINEIIEKALEQHKFINNPTLEEILVTDLKTRLFVKEYLKEKFV
- a CDS encoding WecB/TagA/CpsF family glycosyltransferase, producing the protein MEKINILGVEVDRVDMKQATENCINAIENHKKLFIVTPNSEIIVNAGENKTLFNIIKSADMVVPDGIGLVIASKMMKKPLKERVTGIDLMESLLKYCNEKGKSIFLLGAKQGIAQKAGEKIKEKYPNIRLAGTYHGYYKGIHSGAKGSEEEKEVIDMINKSKPDILFVAFGSPKQEYFIDAYKDIIDAKVFIGVGGSLDVYSGTIERAPKFYQEHGLEWLYRLSKEPQRITRMGALPVFLTRVLLKKDKNKFSK
- a CDS encoding ribonuclease H-like domain-containing protein, translating into MIKKEFFESFDIPKNTAFIDMETSGLSPINDDILIISIAKFFDDKKVKILQIISKNDEKEVLIEFLTSIIGIYEIYSFNGYEFEEKFINQKLQKYDIYYDLGNINFISIKNILKNYSNFINLKYFSRQAVENHFNIERDRYYDMKLLIKDMKKNSFNASENLINHNIDEIHTLLQLYKKIYEFQYSNKAAINDTYFYIYNFEISEQITKLYFKSDKKYKFSNFFMQNGQKLIIFQNNIQLDIFTKTLYGQNDSIILYETENEYIPIFIKNDIIYKNIYYILSIYSKYIR
- a CDS encoding aldo/keto reductase, coding for MQNFKLSNSGSIPCIGLGTYKMTDENELYTALNTAFEHGYTMIDTAYFYKNEGTIGKIIKNKKRSDIILATKVWPSDFGYDNTMYSIERSLKSLQTDYIDIMYIHWPGDDMEQSWKAFEKMYDEKVIKNLAVANFLPKHYEKLTISANIKPVINQIELHPYNQSTELTDYFKSKDIQIISWSPLAKATDKLLNEPILCEIAKKYDKSISQIVLRWHIQQGFVVIPKTKTPHRVKENIDIFDFELDDNDMKNIKSLDEKKTISHSSNEEDWLKQLRYGN
- the selD gene encoding selenide, water dikinase SelD, coding for MSDIVKLTHMSKSAGUAAKLSPMDLANALKNLKQVNNQNLLVGFDTSDDAAVYKINEDTAMIQTLDFFTPVVDNPYIFGQIAAANALSDVYAMGGEPVLALNIVCFPTCLDMSILGEILRGGQDKVIESGAVLVGGHSIKDDEPKYGLSVCGLINPKNICKNNSAKINQNIILTKPIGTGIINTAVKAEMAKKEEIEESIKVMSKLNSYPKEILQKYDIHTMTDVTGFSLLGHLKEMSEGNEISIKIDVSSIPVIRGAEYYASMGIIPGGAYQNKSFVEPHIKCIDENLKTTPLYDVLFDPQTSGGLLICVDEKYTSSLVSDLKDYGCLSYSVIGKTIEKTDKNIILK